From Klebsiella electrica, the proteins below share one genomic window:
- a CDS encoding IclR family transcriptional regulator: MGGKGCNSLIRAEKILTHIAYVGAASFMELLKEFQYPKSSLLNLLNAMVDCGFLIKSERNQYSLGIKNYELGCQSLHRKNIFEVTKRPMQELSLKSGLVCHLGAMESYSAIYLDKVESPDSVPTKKSWIGKKLELHITALGKALLAWKPREEMDYFLDALILKKHTNNTFTDKKLFREELQKTRLRGWAIDNEESTNGAVCLSMPVFDMYHRVNYAISLSGDPIVYSGKKIDGYLELLRQCADQISHGLGYRNENEYLRKGN; the protein is encoded by the coding sequence ATGGGCGGTAAGGGATGTAATTCATTAATCCGGGCAGAAAAAATTCTGACCCATATTGCTTATGTCGGGGCGGCCAGTTTTATGGAGCTGCTAAAAGAATTCCAGTACCCGAAAAGTAGCCTACTGAATTTATTAAATGCCATGGTCGACTGCGGATTTTTAATAAAAAGTGAGCGTAATCAATACTCGCTCGGCATAAAAAATTACGAACTTGGGTGCCAGTCGCTGCACAGGAAAAACATATTCGAGGTAACCAAGCGCCCGATGCAGGAGCTTTCATTGAAAAGCGGACTGGTCTGCCATTTAGGGGCTATGGAGAGTTACTCCGCCATTTACCTGGATAAAGTCGAGAGCCCGGATTCCGTACCGACGAAAAAAAGCTGGATCGGTAAAAAGCTAGAATTACATATTACCGCGCTTGGTAAGGCGCTGCTGGCCTGGAAGCCGCGAGAAGAGATGGATTATTTTCTCGATGCTTTAATTCTGAAAAAGCACACTAACAATACCTTCACTGATAAAAAGTTATTTCGTGAAGAGCTACAGAAAACGCGTCTCAGAGGATGGGCGATAGATAATGAAGAATCGACCAACGGGGCCGTATGCCTGAGCATGCCGGTTTTCGATATGTATCATCGCGTGAATTATGCCATTTCATTATCGGGTGACCCAATCGTTTATTCGGGAAAGAAGATCGATGGCTATCTCGAATTGCTCAGGCAATGCGCCGATCAGATCTCGCATGGTCTGGGTTATAGAAACGAAAATGAATATTTAAGAAAAGGAAATTGA
- a CDS encoding dihydrodipicolinate synthase family protein: MKKFRGIIPPVSTTFDDNGNIDKIALADVADFLIKKGVDGLFYLGTGGEFSQMNAGKRMDFAEAAIAAVGGRVPVLIGVGSPSTDEAVELAKHAETSGADGIVIINPYYWKVAASNLEDYYHRIASSVRLPAIVYNFPDLTGQDLTPDIVKRLALQNENIVGIKDTIDSVGHLRAMINTIKAVRPDFSVFCGFDDHLLNNLLLGGDGAITASANFAPELSVGIFRAWQDGDLATAATLNKKLLQLPAIYSLETPFVSLIKYAMQCVGLRVNTYCLPPILEASEEAKARVRELLAAQGILTS; this comes from the coding sequence ATGAAAAAATTCAGGGGAATTATTCCACCGGTCTCCACGACGTTCGATGACAACGGTAACATTGATAAAATAGCCTTAGCAGACGTCGCCGATTTTCTTATTAAGAAAGGCGTCGACGGCTTGTTTTATCTGGGAACCGGCGGTGAATTCAGTCAGATGAACGCCGGAAAAAGGATGGACTTCGCCGAGGCAGCAATCGCGGCGGTTGGCGGGCGCGTTCCGGTATTAATTGGCGTAGGCTCCCCCTCCACTGACGAAGCGGTCGAACTGGCAAAACACGCCGAAACCAGCGGTGCGGACGGCATCGTGATTATTAACCCCTATTACTGGAAAGTTGCCGCCAGCAATCTTGAAGACTATTACCACCGCATCGCCAGCAGCGTCCGCCTGCCAGCTATCGTTTATAACTTCCCGGACCTCACCGGCCAGGATCTCACCCCCGATATCGTCAAACGGCTGGCGCTGCAAAATGAAAATATCGTCGGGATTAAAGACACAATCGACAGCGTCGGCCACCTGCGGGCGATGATTAACACCATCAAAGCCGTGCGCCCCGATTTCTCCGTGTTCTGCGGCTTCGACGACCATTTACTCAATAACCTGCTGCTGGGCGGGGATGGCGCCATTACCGCCAGCGCAAACTTCGCGCCGGAACTGTCTGTCGGCATTTTTCGCGCCTGGCAAGATGGCGATCTCGCGACCGCGGCGACGCTGAATAAAAAATTGCTGCAGCTACCGGCTATCTACTCGCTGGAAACACCGTTTGTCTCCCTGATCAAATATGCCATGCAGTGTGTGGGGCTGCGGGTGAATACCTATTGCCTGCCGCCGATTCTGGAGGCGTCGGAAGAGGCGAAAGCACGGGTTCGCGAGCTGCTGGCCGCGCAGGGCATTTTAACATCATGA
- a CDS encoding YjhG/YagF family D-xylonate dehydratase: MSIDDIFAGDNPDIYRVRTHAPGPQGELPLTGDMLINRPSGDIFGMTMNAGMGWSPDELNQEGILLLSTLGGLRGQDGKPVALALHQGHYELDIQMKAAAEVIKNHHALPYAVYVSDPCDGRTQGTTGMFDSLPYRNDASMVMRRLIRSLPGAKAVIGVATCDKGLPATMMALASQHDKATVLIPGGATLPALHGEDNGKVQTIGARFANGELSLQDARRAGCQACASSGGGCQFLGTAGTSQVVAEGLGLAIPHSALAPSGEPVWTEIARASARAALLLSQKGITTKDILTDRAIENAMMVHAAFGGSTNLLLHIPAIAHQAGCHIPTVEDWIRINKQVPRLVSVLPNGPVYHPTVRAFMAGGVPEVMLHLRQLGLLHEDVMTVTGSTLGENLDWWQRSERRQIFKNLLLSQEQVDPQEVIMSAQQAQKRGLTSTMTFPVGNIAPEGSVIKSTAIDPSVINEEGIYYHQGVAKVYLSEKTAIYDIKHDKIKAGDILVIIGAGPSGTGMEETYQVTSALKHLSYGKHVSLITDARFSGVSTGACIGHVGPEALAGGAIGKLRSGDLIEIKIDCKQLQGEVNFLGLANAQTLPSREEATIILNGRSSHPDLMPDPDLPDDTQLWAMLQAVSGGTWRGCIYDVHKISAALHQHMKKS; encoded by the coding sequence ATGTCTATTGACGATATTTTTGCTGGTGATAACCCGGACATCTACCGCGTCAGAACCCACGCGCCGGGTCCGCAGGGCGAACTGCCGCTGACCGGGGATATGCTAATCAATCGCCCTAGCGGCGATATTTTTGGCATGACCATGAATGCCGGGATGGGCTGGTCGCCGGATGAATTGAATCAGGAGGGTATCCTGCTGCTTAGCACGCTGGGGGGGCTGCGCGGGCAGGACGGCAAACCCGTCGCGCTGGCGCTTCATCAGGGACATTACGAGCTGGACATCCAGATGAAAGCGGCAGCGGAGGTCATCAAAAACCATCACGCCCTGCCTTATGCAGTGTATGTCTCCGATCCCTGTGACGGACGCACGCAGGGTACCACCGGCATGTTCGATTCATTACCTTATCGCAATGATGCCTCTATGGTGATGCGCCGCCTGATCCGTTCCCTGCCGGGAGCCAAAGCGGTGATTGGCGTGGCAACCTGCGATAAAGGGCTGCCCGCGACCATGATGGCGCTGGCATCGCAGCATGATAAAGCGACGGTATTGATCCCCGGCGGGGCCACGCTGCCGGCTTTACATGGCGAAGATAACGGCAAGGTGCAGACTATCGGCGCGCGTTTTGCCAACGGCGAATTATCGCTGCAGGACGCTCGTCGGGCGGGCTGCCAGGCCTGCGCGTCGTCGGGTGGCGGCTGCCAGTTCCTCGGAACCGCAGGCACCTCGCAGGTCGTCGCTGAAGGCCTCGGCCTCGCGATTCCTCATTCTGCGCTGGCGCCTTCAGGTGAACCGGTCTGGACGGAGATCGCCAGGGCATCAGCGCGGGCCGCGCTGCTGCTGAGCCAGAAGGGCATCACGACGAAGGATATCCTCACCGATCGCGCGATTGAAAACGCCATGATGGTCCACGCGGCATTCGGCGGCTCCACCAATCTCCTGCTGCACATTCCGGCGATTGCCCATCAGGCGGGCTGCCATATTCCGACGGTGGAGGACTGGATACGCATAAATAAACAGGTGCCGCGCCTGGTCAGCGTACTGCCCAATGGCCCGGTTTATCACCCAACCGTACGGGCCTTTATGGCTGGCGGCGTACCTGAAGTGATGCTGCATCTGCGCCAGTTGGGTCTTCTGCATGAGGATGTCATGACCGTAACGGGCAGTACGCTAGGGGAAAATCTCGACTGGTGGCAGCGCTCCGAACGTCGGCAGATATTTAAAAACCTGCTGCTCAGCCAGGAGCAGGTTGATCCCCAGGAGGTCATCATGTCTGCGCAACAGGCGCAAAAACGCGGGTTAACCTCCACGATGACCTTCCCGGTCGGAAATATCGCTCCGGAGGGCTCGGTCATAAAATCCACGGCCATCGATCCCTCGGTCATTAATGAAGAGGGTATTTATTATCATCAGGGCGTGGCGAAGGTGTACCTCTCGGAGAAAACCGCCATTTATGATATCAAACACGACAAAATTAAAGCGGGCGATATTCTGGTTATTATCGGCGCAGGGCCGTCCGGCACCGGGATGGAGGAAACTTATCAGGTGACCAGCGCGTTGAAGCATTTATCCTATGGGAAACATGTTTCTCTTATTACCGACGCCCGATTCTCTGGTGTTTCCACCGGCGCCTGTATTGGCCACGTTGGGCCGGAAGCACTGGCCGGCGGCGCCATCGGGAAATTACGCAGCGGGGATCTCATCGAAATTAAAATCGACTGCAAACAACTCCAGGGAGAGGTCAATTTTCTGGGTCTCGCTAACGCTCAGACTCTCCCCTCACGAGAGGAGGCGACTATTATATTAAATGGCAGAAGCAGCCATCCTGATTTAATGCCCGATCCTGATTTACCAGATGATACCCAACTCTGGGCGATGCTCCAGGCAGTAAGCGGCGGAACCTGGCGTGGCTGCATCTACGACGTTCATAAAATCAGCGCAGCACTGCATCAGCATATGAAAAAATCCTGA
- a CDS encoding GntP family permease: MPLLIVVAGIAVLLLLTIKIKLNTFVSLIIVSLAVAIASGMDLNKVVVSVESGLGGTLGHIGLIFGFGVMLGRLLSDAGGAQRIALTMLNYFGVKRLDWAVVTSAFIVGIALFFEVGLILLVPILFAIAREAKISPMYMCVPMLSGLLVAHGFLPPHPGPTVIAREYGADVGVVLIYGIIVGIPTFILCGPLLNKVCQRLIPEAFAKEGNIASLGATKSFSESEMPGFGISFLTAMLPVILMALVTIMQMVRPKDAGDPGMLYSVFLFLGNSTIAMLISLLFAIWAMGLGRGKTIPELMDSCGKAIAGIAGLLLIIGGGGAFKQVLIDSGVGQYISTLVAGTDINPILMAWGVAAFLRICLGSATVAAISTAGLVIPLLSAHPNTNLALITLATGAGSCICSHVNDASFWMIKDFFGLTIKETLLSWTLMSTMLSLCGLIFILLASMAL, encoded by the coding sequence ATGCCACTATTAATTGTTGTGGCAGGTATCGCTGTACTCCTGCTTTTAACCATAAAAATAAAACTCAATACTTTTGTTTCATTAATTATTGTTTCATTGGCCGTAGCTATTGCCAGCGGCATGGACCTGAATAAGGTCGTCGTGTCTGTCGAATCCGGACTAGGCGGCACGCTGGGTCATATCGGCTTGATATTCGGTTTTGGCGTAATGCTCGGACGATTATTATCCGATGCCGGCGGCGCGCAACGTATTGCGTTGACCATGCTAAACTATTTTGGTGTCAAAAGACTGGACTGGGCGGTAGTGACTTCGGCATTTATTGTCGGTATTGCGCTATTTTTCGAAGTTGGTTTAATCCTGCTGGTACCGATTTTATTCGCCATCGCCAGGGAAGCCAAAATATCACCGATGTATATGTGCGTACCAATGCTGTCGGGTTTGTTAGTGGCGCACGGTTTTCTGCCGCCTCATCCCGGCCCTACCGTCATCGCCAGAGAATATGGCGCAGATGTTGGTGTCGTGCTGATTTATGGCATCATCGTAGGCATTCCAACCTTTATTCTCTGTGGCCCACTGCTGAATAAAGTATGCCAACGGCTGATCCCGGAGGCCTTTGCCAAAGAAGGCAATATTGCGTCCCTTGGGGCAACAAAGAGTTTTAGCGAAAGCGAAATGCCGGGGTTTGGGATAAGTTTTCTGACTGCCATGCTGCCAGTTATCCTGATGGCGCTGGTCACCATTATGCAAATGGTCCGGCCAAAAGACGCAGGCGACCCCGGTATGCTCTATTCCGTATTCCTGTTTTTAGGAAACTCGACGATCGCGATGCTGATTTCGCTGCTGTTCGCCATTTGGGCCATGGGGCTCGGGAGAGGCAAAACGATTCCGGAACTGATGGACTCCTGCGGGAAAGCGATTGCGGGTATTGCCGGTCTGTTATTGATTATCGGCGGCGGCGGCGCATTCAAACAGGTGCTGATTGATTCTGGCGTCGGCCAGTATATTTCGACGCTGGTGGCAGGCACGGATATCAACCCCATTCTGATGGCGTGGGGAGTGGCGGCCTTTCTGCGGATTTGTCTCGGCTCCGCAACGGTTGCCGCTATCTCCACCGCCGGCCTGGTGATCCCTTTGCTGTCTGCACACCCAAATACAAACCTGGCCTTGATTACTCTGGCGACGGGCGCAGGCTCCTGCATTTGCTCGCATGTCAATGATGCAAGCTTCTGGATGATAAAGGATTTCTTCGGCCTGACTATCAAGGAAACCTTACTGTCCTGGACGTTAATGTCAACAATGCTATCTCTTTGCGGCCTGATCTTCATTCTGTTGGCCAGCATGGCGCTTTAA
- a CDS encoding amidohydrolase — translation MPGLKITLLQQPLVWMDGPANLRHFDRQLEGVSGRDLIVLPEMFTTGFAMEAAKQSLPQEEVIDWMLAKALQTNALIAGSAALQTERGPVNRFLLVEPGGKTHFYDKRHLFRMAEEHHHYTAGNQRVIFEWRGWRILPLVCYDLRFPVWSRNHNDYDLALYVANWPAPRSLHWQSLLVARAIENQAYVAGCNRVGTDGNGHHYRGDSRIISPQGEILATAEPHQATRLDAELSLTALNEYREKFPAWQDADPFSLD, via the coding sequence GTGCCAGGCCTGAAAATTACGCTATTGCAACAACCGCTGGTGTGGATGGACGGTCCCGCCAACCTGCGCCATTTCGATCGCCAGCTGGAAGGTGTCAGCGGGCGCGATCTGATTGTTTTGCCGGAAATGTTTACCACCGGCTTCGCTATGGAAGCCGCGAAACAGTCGCTACCGCAGGAAGAGGTCATTGACTGGATGCTGGCGAAAGCGCTGCAGACCAATGCCCTGATTGCGGGGAGCGCTGCGCTGCAAACCGAGCGCGGCCCGGTTAACCGCTTCCTGCTGGTAGAGCCAGGCGGGAAAACCCATTTTTATGATAAGCGGCACCTGTTCCGGATGGCCGAAGAGCATCATCATTATACGGCGGGCAACCAGCGGGTCATTTTCGAGTGGCGCGGCTGGCGGATCCTGCCGCTGGTTTGCTACGACCTGCGCTTCCCGGTCTGGTCACGCAACCATAACGACTACGATTTAGCGCTGTACGTGGCCAACTGGCCGGCGCCGCGTTCGCTGCACTGGCAGTCGCTGCTGGTCGCCAGGGCCATTGAAAACCAGGCTTACGTCGCCGGCTGCAATCGGGTCGGTACCGATGGAAATGGCCACCACTACCGGGGAGACAGTCGCATTATCAGCCCGCAGGGTGAAATTCTGGCAACGGCAGAACCTCACCAGGCCACGCGCCTCGATGCGGAACTGTCGCTCACCGCGCTCAACGAGTATCGCGAAAAATTCCCCGCCTGGCAGGATGCCGATCCGTTTAGCCTGGATTAA
- the fdnG gene encoding formate dehydrogenase-N subunit alpha: MELSRRQFFRICVGGMAGTTVASLGFLPAFSANAETRQYKLLKSKETRNNCTYCSVGCGIIMYSLGDNAKNVRESIYHIEGDPDHPVSRGSLCPKGAGVLDYIHSDSRLRYPEYRAPGADKWTRISWDEAINRIARLMKDDRDAYFIEKNAQGVTVNRWLTTGMLCSSAASNETGILDGKFTRALGMVSIDCQARLCHGPTVSALAPTFGRGAMTNNWVDIKNANVVLIMGGNAAEAHPVGFKWVIEAKIKNNATVIVVDPRFNRSAAVADLYAPIRAGSDSAFLLGVIRYLIAHDRVQHEYVRHYTNASMIVREDYAFDAGLFSGFDPEQRQYDKTSWNYELDENGFAMRDETYRHPRCVWNLMRQHVERYTPEMVNRLCGTSIDDFLRICQLLASTSVANRTATILYALGWTHHTAGAQTIRAAAMLQLLLGNIGMAGGGINALRGHSNIQGYTDLGLLSTNLPGYMPLPSEKQPDYQTYIAQITPAALGAGEVNYWQNTPKFFVSMMKSFWGDSATAENNWGYDWLPKWDRLYDVMTQAELMTQGKINGYIVQGFNPLAAFPDKNKSSRALAKLKYLVVIDPLVTESSNFWQNHGEMNDVRPEDIQTEVFRLPSSCFAEENGSIANSGRWLQWHWAAAEPPGEALHDGKILGRLFMRLRDLYRQEGGANPAPVLNMSWDYHDPLDPQPEEVAREANGKALRDIVDDQGQVIVKKGQQLSSFAQLKDDGSTSSYCWVYCGCWTEQGNQMANRDNSDPYGLGCTPGWAWSWPANRRILYNRASADPAGKPWDPQRALLHWDGKRWAGMDVADYSLAAPDSNVGPFIMNPEGVGRLFSLNKMNDGPFPEHYEPIESPIGTNPLHPKVVSSPVARIFSDDLANMGHADEFPYVATTYSITELFRHWTKHARLNAIAQPEQFIEIGENLAKEKGILSGDIVKIVSKRGFIKAKAVVTKRLQTLTIDGRTVNTIGIPCHWGFEGATRKGFLANTLTPSVGDANSQTPEYKAFLVNVEKV, from the coding sequence ATGGAGCTCAGTCGCAGGCAGTTCTTTCGCATCTGCGTGGGTGGGATGGCAGGGACAACCGTAGCATCGCTTGGTTTTCTTCCTGCGTTTTCCGCTAACGCCGAGACGCGTCAATATAAGCTATTAAAATCCAAAGAAACCCGTAATAACTGCACCTACTGCTCGGTGGGTTGCGGCATCATCATGTATAGCCTCGGGGATAACGCGAAGAACGTACGTGAAAGTATTTACCACATTGAAGGCGATCCCGATCATCCGGTGAGCCGCGGTTCTTTGTGCCCGAAAGGTGCCGGAGTGCTGGACTATATCCATAGCGACAGCCGTTTGCGCTATCCGGAATATCGGGCTCCGGGGGCGGATAAATGGACGCGCATCAGCTGGGATGAGGCGATTAATCGCATCGCGAGGTTAATGAAGGACGACCGCGATGCCTACTTTATCGAAAAGAATGCCCAGGGCGTCACCGTGAACCGTTGGTTGACCACCGGCATGCTGTGCTCTTCGGCGGCGAGTAATGAGACCGGGATCCTCGACGGCAAATTTACCCGCGCCTTGGGGATGGTGTCGATTGACTGCCAGGCGCGTCTTTGCCATGGCCCGACGGTCTCGGCGCTGGCGCCGACCTTTGGCCGTGGGGCGATGACCAACAACTGGGTGGATATCAAAAACGCCAACGTTGTGCTGATTATGGGCGGCAACGCGGCGGAAGCACATCCGGTTGGCTTTAAATGGGTTATCGAAGCCAAAATTAAAAATAATGCGACGGTCATCGTCGTGGATCCGCGTTTTAACCGCAGCGCGGCGGTAGCCGATCTGTACGCGCCGATCCGCGCCGGTTCCGACAGCGCCTTCCTGCTTGGCGTCATTCGCTATCTGATCGCGCACGATCGGGTGCAGCATGAGTACGTGCGCCACTACACCAACGCCAGCATGATCGTGCGCGAAGATTATGCTTTCGATGCCGGGCTGTTCAGCGGTTTTGATCCTGAACAACGGCAGTACGATAAAACCAGCTGGAACTACGAGCTGGATGAGAACGGTTTCGCCATGCGCGATGAAACCTATCGCCACCCGCGCTGCGTCTGGAATCTAATGCGGCAGCATGTCGAGCGCTACACCCCGGAAATGGTCAACCGCCTATGCGGAACGTCGATCGACGATTTCCTGCGCATTTGTCAGCTTCTGGCCAGCACCAGCGTGGCGAATCGCACCGCCACTATCTTATATGCCCTCGGCTGGACCCACCATACGGCGGGCGCGCAAACCATCCGTGCCGCGGCGATGCTGCAACTGCTGCTGGGCAATATCGGCATGGCCGGCGGCGGGATTAACGCGCTGCGCGGGCACTCCAATATTCAGGGCTATACCGACCTGGGGCTACTCTCCACCAATCTGCCGGGGTATATGCCGTTACCATCGGAAAAACAGCCGGATTATCAAACCTATATTGCGCAAATCACCCCTGCGGCCTTAGGCGCGGGTGAAGTTAACTACTGGCAAAATACGCCGAAATTTTTCGTCAGCATGATGAAGAGTTTCTGGGGCGATTCGGCAACAGCGGAGAACAACTGGGGCTATGACTGGCTGCCGAAATGGGACCGGCTATACGATGTGATGACTCAGGCCGAGCTGATGACGCAGGGAAAAATCAATGGTTATATTGTCCAGGGCTTTAACCCACTGGCGGCGTTTCCTGATAAGAACAAATCTTCCCGCGCGTTGGCAAAGCTCAAGTACCTGGTGGTGATTGACCCGCTGGTGACAGAGTCGTCGAACTTCTGGCAGAACCACGGTGAGATGAACGACGTTCGTCCTGAAGATATCCAGACCGAAGTCTTCCGTCTGCCATCCTCCTGTTTCGCCGAAGAGAACGGCTCGATTGCCAACTCGGGCCGCTGGCTGCAGTGGCACTGGGCGGCGGCCGAACCGCCGGGCGAAGCGCTCCACGACGGCAAAATTCTCGGCCGCCTGTTTATGCGCCTGCGCGATCTTTATCGGCAGGAAGGCGGCGCCAACCCGGCGCCGGTGCTGAATATGTCGTGGGATTATCACGATCCCCTTGACCCGCAGCCGGAAGAGGTGGCCCGTGAGGCCAATGGTAAAGCGCTGCGCGATATTGTTGATGACCAGGGCCAGGTTATCGTCAAAAAAGGCCAGCAGCTCAGCAGCTTTGCGCAATTGAAGGATGATGGTTCCACCAGCAGCTACTGCTGGGTCTATTGCGGCTGCTGGACTGAACAGGGCAACCAGATGGCGAATCGTGATAATAGCGATCCTTACGGGCTGGGCTGTACGCCCGGCTGGGCCTGGTCCTGGCCGGCTAACCGCCGCATCCTGTATAACCGCGCATCCGCCGATCCGGCGGGTAAGCCTTGGGATCCGCAGCGCGCGCTGCTGCACTGGGACGGTAAACGCTGGGCGGGAATGGATGTCGCCGACTATAGCCTGGCGGCACCGGACAGCAACGTCGGGCCGTTTATCATGAACCCTGAAGGGGTGGGCCGTTTGTTCTCCCTGAACAAAATGAACGATGGCCCCTTCCCTGAGCACTATGAGCCAATAGAGTCGCCGATTGGTACTAACCCTCTCCACCCGAAGGTAGTCTCCAGCCCGGTGGCGCGGATCTTTAGCGATGATCTGGCGAATATGGGTCATGCGGATGAGTTCCCGTATGTAGCGACCACCTATTCGATCACCGAACTGTTCCGTCACTGGACCAAGCATGCGCGTCTGAACGCCATCGCCCAGCCGGAGCAGTTTATTGAAATCGGCGAAAATCTGGCTAAAGAGAAAGGTATTTTGAGCGGCGACATAGTCAAAATCGTCTCGAAACGCGGTTTTATCAAGGCCAAAGCGGTGGTGACGAAACGTCTGCAAACGCTGACCATCGATGGGCGTACGGTCAATACGATCGGCATTCCCTGTCACTGGGGTTTTGAGGGGGCGACCCGGAAAGGGTTCCTGGCGAACACGCTGACGCCTTCAGTGGGCGATGCGAATTCGCAAACTCCGGAATACAAAGCTTTCCTTGTGAACGTGGAAAAGGTGTAA
- the fdxH gene encoding formate dehydrogenase subunit beta has protein sequence MAYQSQDIIRRSATNGFTPAPQARDHQQEVAKLIDVTTCIGCKACQVACSEWNDIRDEVGHNVGVYDNPADLTAKSWTVMRFSEVEQNDKLEWLIRKDGCMHCADPGCLKACPSEGAIIQYANGIVDFQSEQCIGCGYCIAGCPFNVPRLNPEDNRVYKCTLCVDRVTVGQEPACVKTCPTGAIHFGSKEDMKTLAGERVAELKTRGYDNAGLYDPAGVGGTHVMYVLHHADKPNLYHGLPENPEISATVKFWKGIWKPLAAVGFAATFAASVFHYVGVGPNRAEEEEDNLHEENDEVRK, from the coding sequence ATGGCTTATCAATCGCAAGACATTATTCGTCGTTCCGCGACTAACGGTTTCACTCCCGCGCCTCAGGCGCGGGACCACCAGCAGGAAGTCGCGAAGCTTATCGACGTCACCACCTGTATTGGCTGTAAAGCCTGTCAGGTCGCCTGTTCAGAATGGAACGATATCCGCGATGAAGTCGGTCACAACGTCGGGGTGTACGACAACCCCGCGGATCTGACCGCCAAATCCTGGACGGTGATGCGCTTCTCCGAAGTGGAGCAGAACGACAAACTGGAGTGGCTTATCCGTAAGGATGGCTGCATGCACTGCGCCGACCCCGGCTGCCTGAAGGCCTGCCCGTCGGAAGGGGCTATCATTCAGTATGCCAATGGTATCGTGGATTTTCAGTCCGAGCAGTGCATCGGCTGCGGCTACTGTATCGCCGGCTGCCCGTTCAATGTGCCGCGCCTGAACCCGGAAGACAACCGCGTCTACAAATGTACGCTGTGCGTCGACCGCGTCACCGTGGGTCAGGAGCCTGCCTGTGTGAAAACCTGCCCGACCGGCGCTATCCACTTTGGCTCCAAAGAGGATATGAAAACGCTGGCAGGCGAGCGCGTCGCTGAACTGAAAACCCGTGGTTACGACAACGCGGGCCTGTACGATCCGGCCGGCGTCGGCGGCACGCACGTGATGTACGTGCTGCACCACGCCGACAAACCGAATCTGTATCACGGCCTGCCGGAGAACCCGGAAATCAGCGCCACCGTGAAGTTCTGGAAAGGTATCTGGAAACCGCTCGCGGCGGTAGGATTCGCCGCGACTTTCGCCGCCAGCGTCTTCCACTATGTCGGGGTCGGTCCGAACCGTGCGGAAGAGGAAGAGGACAACCTGCATGAAGAGAATGACGAGGTGCGCAAATGA
- the fdoI gene encoding formate dehydrogenase cytochrome b556 subunit, giving the protein MKRRDTIVRYTAPERINHWVTAFCFVLAAVSGLGFFFPSFNWLMQIMGTPQLARILHPFVGVIMFASFIIMFFRYWHHNLINRDDIFWAKNIRKIVVNEEVGDTGRYNFGQKCVFWAAIILLVLLLASGVIIWRPYFAPAFSIPVIRFALMLHSFVAVALIVVIMVHIYAALWVKGTITAMVEGWVSKTWAKKHHPRWYREVKEKQPSTSKD; this is encoded by the coding sequence ATGAAAAGACGTGACACCATCGTGCGCTACACGGCGCCGGAACGCATCAACCACTGGGTCACCGCCTTCTGCTTCGTGCTGGCGGCGGTGAGCGGACTGGGCTTTTTCTTTCCGTCCTTCAACTGGCTGATGCAGATCATGGGGACACCGCAGCTGGCGCGTATACTGCACCCGTTTGTCGGCGTTATCATGTTCGCGTCGTTCATCATCATGTTTTTCCGCTACTGGCACCATAACCTCATCAACCGGGATGATATCTTCTGGGCGAAGAATATTCGTAAGATCGTCGTCAACGAGGAAGTGGGTGACACCGGGCGCTATAACTTCGGCCAGAAGTGCGTATTCTGGGCGGCGATTATCTTGCTGGTGCTGCTGCTGGCGAGTGGCGTGATCATCTGGCGTCCGTATTTTGCGCCGGCGTTCTCAATCCCGGTGATCCGCTTCGCGCTGATGCTGCATTCATTTGTCGCCGTTGCCCTGATTGTGGTTATTATGGTGCATATTTACGCCGCCCTGTGGGTGAAAGGCACCATTACCGCGATGGTGGAGGGCTGGGTTAGCAAAACATGGGCGAAGAAACATCACCCGCGTTGGTATCGCGAAGTGAAAGAGAAACAGCCTTCGACCAGCAAAGATTGA